The Pseudomonas cucumis sequence TGCTGGCCGAGAAAGCCGCCAATAACGGTTGGGAAGGGCTGGTGATCTACGGCTGCATCCGCGACGTCGACGTCATCGCGCAAACCGATCTGGGGGTTCAGGCCCTGGCCAGTCACCCGATGAAAACCGACCGGCGCGGTGTGGGTGAACTCAATATTGCCGTGACCTTCGCGGGTGTGACCTTCCACCCGGGTCACTATGTTTACGCGGACAACAACGGCGTGATCATTTCGCCAAGCCCGCTGAAGATGCCTGAATAAAGCGCGTTTCATTAAAGGGGTGAGGATGTTCGAGGAAGAAAACGCGCAGTGGGGGCTGGTGCATGCCCTGGTGCTGGACGGTAAAGGCGGT is a genomic window containing:
- the rraA gene encoding ribonuclease E activity regulator RraA is translated as MNHYLTPDLCDAYPELVQVLEPMFSNFGGRDSFGGEIVTIKCFEDNSLVKEQVALKGNGKVLVVDGGGSLRRALLGDLLAEKAANNGWEGLVIYGCIRDVDVIAQTDLGVQALASHPMKTDRRGVGELNIAVTFAGVTFHPGHYVYADNNGVIISPSPLKMPE